The uncultured Sphaerochaeta sp. genome includes the window ACACAGGTCAGGCAGTTGCTGGAAGAGGGTATCGTCAAATTGGTCATTGAGTCTGCGAGCGATGAGGAATTGGCTTTGCTCGATCAATCAATGAAGGAGTTCCAGAGGGAGCTCGGTAAAGATCAGGCTTCTGCCCAGAAAGCAGGCGCCCTGGACTTGCATTATCATCGCTTGCTTGCTCGATTTTCCCATAACAGTATTGTTGAAAACATCTACACCTTTGTGATTGATTTGTTTACCAAAACCATCAACCCTATCCACGAGGGTGTTGATGAGGTACACCAACAATTGCATCAGGCAATTATGGATAGAGATGGTGAAAAGGCAGTGGAGGCAGTGCGTTCCCATACTGCAATTTGGGTCTGGGCCTATAAGGAGACCCATCCAGAGCACTAATCGACCAGTACTATCCCCTCTCCATCGAAGCCGTTGACCTTAATGGTCAATGGCTTTTCGCTTCTTGCATGAATGAAGTGTTCTGTCTCTGAGACAATCTGGAGGGCCTTGAGTTTCTCGAAGCGCATTGAACCAGATCGATAGGCCGGGTTGATGGTCAGGTAGAGGCATCCCAGGCTTGTCATGTTCTGGAAGAAGTGAGTCCCTTGGCTTGGCTCAACCTGAAATCCCTGTAACCCAGTCT containing:
- a CDS encoding GntR family transcriptional regulator, which translates into the protein MEDMFRVREGRPSAVEWVIEKIKELLIDQKLSPGDMIPNEISLAESLKVGRGTVREALKILSAYGVIEIKQGHGTFVSSASNKRLFDPQLFQILVQDRDYKSLTQVRQLLEEGIVKLVIESASDEELALLDQSMKEFQRELGKDQASAQKAGALDLHYHRLLARFSHNSIVENIYTFVIDLFTKTINPIHEGVDEVHQQLHQAIMDRDGEKAVEAVRSHTAIWVWAYKETHPEH